Proteins encoded together in one Triticum dicoccoides isolate Atlit2015 ecotype Zavitan chromosome 7B, WEW_v2.0, whole genome shotgun sequence window:
- the LOC119340211 gene encoding beta-glucuronosyltransferase GlcAT14B-like encodes MVAAGLPHIKHQPAESQPCFATMDIDIDTPSSSPRGRPSSCAGIDLRCLLSVVFGGIFTVFLLGASQAALPSASLFLQRYSAATQRPSPPRFAYLVSGSKGDAARLRRCLLALYHPRNRYILHLDAEAPNSDRAELAAFVAAHPVLAAAGNVRVVEKANLVTYRGITMVTTTLHAAAAFLHGPGAAGWDWFINLSASDYPLVTQNDLMDVFSRLPRDLNFIEHTSDMGWKAHARAKPLVVDPGLYLKTKRDLMWMNTETQKRELPTAFTLFTGSAWTVLSRPFVEYVISGWDNLPRTLLLYYGNFVSSPEGYFQTVACNANEFRNTTVNHDMHYISWGEPLGQHPELINATHWGRMLGSDAPFARKFGRDANDVVLARIDEELLARQPDMLIPGGWCMGNVGSGIGDDHCSAVGDATLLHPGLGAARLQRLVESLLSEDNFRPKQCKIVEHNN; translated from the exons ATGGTTGCCGCCGGTCTGCCGCACATCAAGCACCAGCCAGCCGAGTCGCAGCCATGCTTTGCCACCATGGACATCGACATCGACActccctcctcctccccgcgcggccgcccctcctcctgcGCCGGCATCGACCTGCGGTGCCTACTCTCCGTCGTCTTCGGTGGCATCTTCACCGTGTTCCTCCTAGGGGCGTCCCAGGCCGCGCTCCCCTCCGCCTCACTCTTCCTCCAGCGGTACTCCGCAGCCACCCAGCGCCCATCGCCACCGCGCTTCGCCTACCTCGTCTCCGGCTCGAAGGGCGACGCGGCTAGGCTGCGCCGCTGCCTGCTCGCGCTCTACCACCCGCGGAACCGCTACATCCTCCACCTGGACGCGGAGGCGCCGAACTCGGACCGCGCggagctggccgccttcgtggccgcGCACCCGGTCCTCGCCGCGGCCGGCAACGTGCGCGTGGTGGAGAAGGCCAACCTGGTGACCTACCGGGGCATCACCATGGTCACCACCACGctgcacgccgccgccgccttcctgcACGGCCCTGGCGCCGCGGGCTGGGACTGGTTCATCAACCTCTCCGCCTCTGACTACCCGCTCGTCACGCAGAACG ATCTGATGGACGTGTTTTCGCGGCTGCCGCGCGACCTCAACTTCATCGAGCACACGAGCGACATGGGCTGGAAAGC GCATGCGAGGGCGAAgccgttggtggtcgacccggggCTGTACCTCAAGACGAAGCGCGATCTGATGTGGATGAACACCGAGACCCAGAAGCGGGAGCTGCCCACCGCCTTCACGCTCTTCACCG GTTCTGCTTGGACGGTGTTGTCGCGGCCATTCGTGGAGTACGTGATCTCGGGGTGGGACAACCTCCCGCGCACCCTGCTCCTCTACTATGGCAACTTCGTCTCCTCCCCGGAGGGCTACTTCCAAACGGTAGCCTGCAACGCCAACGAGTTCCGGAACACCACCGTGAACCACGACATGCACTACATCTCCTGGGGTGAACCCCTGGGGCAACACCCAGAGCTCATCAACGCCACTCATTGGGGCAGGATGCTCGGCAGTGACGCCCCCTTCGCACGCAAGTTTGGTCGAGACGCCAACGATGTGGTTCTTGCTAGAATCGACGAGGAACTCCTGGCGCGGCAGCCCGACATGCTCATCCCAGGCGGCTGGTGCATGGGAAATGTTGGTTCTGGCATCGGCGATGATCATTGCTCGGC